In the genome of Candidatus Cloacimonadota bacterium, one region contains:
- the thiD gene encoding bifunctional hydroxymethylpyrimidine kinase/phosphomethylpyrimidine kinase, with the protein MNYEGKALTIAGSDSGGGAGIQADLKTFHAFNVFGMSAVTSVTSQNTLGVRSIHDIPSNVVGDQIDMIMKDIGTDATKTGMVSNKEIIEIIVDRVEEHKIEKLVVDPVMIAKSGARLLRKDAEKALIENLLPVAFLVTPNVFEAEIISGISIKNIEDAKKLAKLIQKMGAKNVLLKGGHLSGENAIDILFDGKGFTYYEKDKIDTKNTHGTGCTFSAAITAGLAKGVTVYNAIKVAKDYITRAIKNAPTNIGKGHGPLYHNIKPLEISVFEETAEDFDKWFSKNEIVFESEFLAEKHFLSNPKNSVSIGVGSGLFASRLGIEYGVEPSKEMAKLAERRGIKVKIGTAEKVPFKDERFDTVLLSTILSYVDAPPKAVNEAYRILKHNGKVVVSFLAREGSYAMMYDLAYLRGKHDPATAPKAPYPVKFIKDTYWRSTKEVSNLLKKAGFVDLKYVQTFTKHPKYTNDMIEEPIEGYQKGDYIVIQGRKR; encoded by the coding sequence ATGAACTACGAAGGCAAAGCTTTAACTATTGCTGGCTCCGATTCAGGCGGAGGAGCTGGCATACAGGCAGATTTGAAGACTTTTCACGCTTTTAATGTCTTTGGTATGTCTGCAGTAACATCTGTAACATCACAGAATACTTTGGGGGTGCGCTCTATTCATGATATCCCCTCAAATGTAGTTGGCGACCAAATAGATATGATAATGAAAGACATCGGAACAGATGCAACAAAGACCGGAATGGTCTCAAATAAGGAAATAATAGAAATAATTGTAGATAGGGTTGAAGAACACAAAATAGAAAAGTTGGTTGTTGACCCTGTTATGATTGCAAAAAGCGGTGCTCGTCTCTTAAGAAAAGATGCAGAGAAGGCACTTATAGAAAATTTACTACCTGTAGCTTTTCTTGTAACACCTAATGTTTTTGAAGCAGAAATAATTAGTGGCATAAGCATTAAAAATATTGAAGATGCTAAAAAATTAGCTAAGCTTATTCAAAAAATGGGAGCAAAAAATGTCCTTTTGAAAGGTGGTCATCTTTCAGGTGAAAATGCAATTGATATTCTCTTTGATGGCAAGGGTTTTACTTATTATGAAAAAGACAAGATTGACACAAAAAATACTCATGGAACCGGTTGCACCTTTTCTGCTGCTATAACCGCTGGATTAGCTAAAGGAGTGACTGTTTACAATGCCATCAAAGTTGCGAAGGATTACATTACAAGAGCAATAAAAAATGCACCTACTAATATAGGGAAAGGGCATGGACCCCTCTATCATAATATTAAACCATTGGAAATATCAGTATTTGAGGAAACTGCGGAGGATTTTGATAAATGGTTTAGCAAAAACGAAATTGTCTTTGAATCTGAATTTTTGGCAGAAAAGCATTTTTTATCTAATCCCAAGAATTCAGTTAGTATTGGAGTTGGAAGTGGGTTATTTGCATCAAGGTTGGGTATTGAATACGGCGTAGAACCCTCAAAAGAAATGGCAAAATTAGCTGAAAGAAGAGGGATTAAAGTTAAAATAGGAACTGCTGAAAAAGTTCCTTTTAAAGATGAAAGATTTGATACAGTCCTGCTAAGTACTATTCTTAGTTATGTAGATGCTCCCCCAAAAGCAGTAAATGAAGCATATCGTATTTTAAAACACAACGGAAAAGTTGTTGTCTCATTTCTTGCAAGAGAAGGTTCTTATGCGATGATGTACGATTTAGCATATCTGCGAGGGAAACACGATCCTGCTACTGCTCCTAAAGCTCCATATCCAGTTAAATTTATCAAAGATACTTATTGGCGTTCCACAAAGGAAGTAAGTAATCTCTTAAAAAAAGCTGGCTTTGTTGATTTAAAATATGTGCAAACCTTTACAAAACATCCTAAATACACAAATGATATGATAGAAGAGCCAATAGAGGGTTATCAAAAAGGGGATTACATAGTTATTCAGGGGAGAAAGCGATGA
- the tenA gene encoding thiaminase II, which yields MTISARLRKDADDIWKKIFEHPFVTELYEGTLPIEKFKFYVLQDYNYLISAIRNFSIIASKCDTVKAMREVVEILHLESISEFRGYEKLLKELGYTLADAVNVQPIPMNVSYVNFLLSTSSLKSYAEAITSVLPCFWTYAEIAEYHKDKLQKNGNRLYTEWASVYFSEDYLNLVKKIRNLVDNAGRDFSYEKLRKIFITASRYEYMYWDAIYNMQTWAI from the coding sequence ATGACTATTTCAGCGAGACTTAGAAAAGATGCAGACGATATATGGAAGAAGATATTTGAACATCCATTTGTGACAGAATTATATGAAGGCACTTTGCCCATAGAAAAATTCAAGTTTTATGTCTTGCAGGATTACAACTATCTCATTTCTGCTATTAGAAACTTTAGCATTATTGCTTCCAAATGTGATACTGTGAAAGCTATGAGAGAAGTCGTGGAAATTTTACATCTTGAATCAATAAGTGAATTTAGAGGTTATGAAAAATTATTAAAAGAATTAGGATATACCCTTGCGGATGCTGTCAATGTTCAGCCCATTCCTATGAATGTATCTTATGTAAATTTTCTTCTCTCAACAAGCTCATTGAAATCTTATGCAGAAGCTATCACATCTGTGTTACCATGTTTCTGGACTTATGCTGAGATCGCAGAGTATCATAAAGATAAATTGCAAAAAAATGGAAATAGATTATATACAGAATGGGCTTCGGTGTATTTTTCAGAAGATTATCTAAATTTAGTTAAGAAAATTAGAAATCTTGTGGATAATGCTGGTAGAGATTTTTCGTATGAGAAGTTAAGAAAAATATTTATAACTGCAAGCAGATATGAATATATGTATTGGGATGCAATTTATAATATGCAGACCTGGGCTATTTAG
- a CDS encoding MBL fold metallo-hydrolase, protein MKITIIYDNTTYKKGLRSDWGFSCLVEIENTPRILFDTGTNGSILLYNMKKLNIDPTSIDEVFISHSHFDHTGGLSAFLNVNNNVKVYVPVSFRGVRGAEEVISLSEPLKIHDNVFSTGELDAIEQSMGVKTEKGIVLVVGCSHPRMSHILDAASQFGKVYAIIGGMHGFSEFGLFKDLELICPTHCTQHKAELKSLYPEKYIEGGAGRIIEV, encoded by the coding sequence ATGAAGATTACAATAATCTATGACAACACCACTTACAAAAAGGGACTTCGTTCTGATTGGGGTTTCTCTTGCCTCGTAGAAATTGAGAATACTCCAAGGATTCTTTTTGACACTGGAACAAATGGTTCTATACTTCTTTATAATATGAAAAAACTAAACATAGACCCCACTTCTATTGACGAAGTCTTTATCTCTCATTCTCATTTTGACCATACTGGCGGTCTATCAGCTTTTCTTAATGTGAACAATAATGTTAAAGTTTATGTGCCTGTTTCATTTAGAGGAGTTCGTGGAGCAGAGGAAGTAATATCTCTAAGTGAACCTTTAAAGATTCATGATAATGTTTTTTCTACTGGTGAACTGGATGCAATAGAACAAAGTATGGGAGTTAAAACAGAAAAGGGCATAGTTCTGGTTGTTGGATGTTCACATCCTAGAATGTCACATATTCTTGATGCAGCCTCGCAATTCGGGAAAGTGTATGCAATTATTGGTGGTATGCATGGATTCAGCGAGTTCGGGCTGTTTAAAGATTTAGAACTAATTTGTCCTACACATTGCACACAACACAAAGCAGAATTAAAATCTTTATATCCAGAGAAGTATATTGAAGGTGGAGCGGGAAGGATAATTGAAGTTTAA
- a CDS encoding 4Fe-4S binding protein translates to MPKVVFDYSKCKGSGECVENCPVEILELSENKKWCKPIDDKVENKEAVEGFYQKVDEKEHGEPNLEIEFEMPDCIECRVCETSCPEEAIRIEE, encoded by the coding sequence ATGCCAAAAGTTGTATTTGATTATAGCAAATGTAAAGGTAGTGGTGAGTGTGTTGAGAACTGTCCCGTTGAGATTCTTGAGCTCAGTGAAAACAAAAAATGGTGTAAACCCATAGACGATAAAGTAGAAAACAAAGAAGCAGTTGAGGGGTTTTACCAGAAAGTTGATGAAAAAGAGCACGGCGAACCAAATTTGGAAATAGAGTTTGAGATGCCTGATTGCATAGAGTGTAGGGTTTGTGAAACATCTTGTCCTGAGGAAGCAATACGGATAGAAGAGTAA
- a CDS encoding class I SAM-dependent methyltransferase, which translates to MPKTKPFDENYEQYEEWFENNKYAYLSELKAVKHFIPEDKKGIEIGIGSGKFAIPLGIKVGVEPSKAMAKLARERGLKVYIGVGEKLPFESSSFDFALMVTTICFLDDAEKSFSEVKRILKPGGSFIIGFVDKESPLGKQYLNFKNENIFYKIAEFFSTKQVIEILKNTGFKDFEVVQTVFGELSFINKIQNFKEGYGEGGFVVIKSNV; encoded by the coding sequence ATGCCTAAAACAAAGCCGTTTGATGAAAATTATGAACAATATGAGGAATGGTTTGAAAATAATAAATATGCCTATTTGTCAGAATTAAAGGCAGTCAAACACTTTATTCCTGAAGATAAGAAAGGGATTGAAATCGGAATTGGCAGTGGAAAATTTGCTATTCCTTTAGGGATAAAAGTTGGTGTTGAGCCATCAAAAGCTATGGCAAAATTAGCAAGAGAAAGAGGTTTGAAGGTTTACATCGGAGTTGGAGAAAAATTGCCTTTTGAAAGTAGCTCATTTGATTTTGCGTTGATGGTAACAACAATCTGCTTTTTAGATGATGCTGAAAAGTCCTTTTCTGAGGTAAAAAGAATTCTCAAACCTGGCGGCTCATTTATAATTGGTTTTGTGGATAAAGAAAGTCCATTGGGAAAGCAATACTTAAATTTTAAAAATGAGAATATCTTTTATAAAATTGCAGAATTCTTTTCAACAAAACAAGTGATAGAAATTTTAAAAAATACTGGATTTAAAGATTTTGAAGTAGTTCAAACTGTGTTTGGAGAGCTGTCTTTTATAAATAAGATACAGAATTTCAAGGAAGGCTACGGTGAAGGCGGTTTTGTTGTCATAAAAAGTAATGTATAA
- a CDS encoding iron-sulfur cluster assembly protein: protein MSVKITKEDVYKRIEKIEHPEISKTFKELGMIGEVKIENNKATINIILPMLSVPIILKNILVSFIKESIKDFDLELQIEFSEMNIEGRMKFFEMSKAYWKGTI from the coding sequence ATGAGCGTAAAAATCACAAAAGAAGATGTTTATAAAAGAATTGAAAAGATTGAGCATCCAGAAATTAGTAAAACTTTTAAAGAATTAGGAATGATTGGAGAAGTCAAAATTGAGAATAATAAAGCTACCATAAATATAATCCTACCAATGCTGTCTGTTCCTATAATACTAAAAAATATACTTGTAAGTTTTATTAAGGAATCTATAAAAGATTTTGACTTGGAATTGCAGATTGAATTTTCAGAGATGAATATAGAAGGGAGAATGAAATTTTTTGAAATGTCAAAGGCATATTGGAAGGGAACTATTTAA
- a CDS encoding putative manganese transporter gives MIISIFEHALMITGFVFVMMLVIEYINVQTRGVWHDSLRKSKWKQYLLSGFLGATPGCLGAFTVVALYSHRIVSFGALVAAMIATSGDEAFVMLALFPGKALFLTIIIFVIGIVSGYFVDKFLPLKFLDKEIQLHKLALHEEEACICYPKGQILTQLRHCSFQRALLIVFLLIFIIGLVFGEIGSEKWNWIKITLLIASSISLFIVTTVPEHFLEEHLWRHIVKVHVPRIFMWTFGALFAMHFIVNVLHLEHWIAANKLVILIIACLVGLIPESGPHMIFVTLFAQGAIPFSILIASSIVQDGHGMLPMLAESKRGFVSVKLVNLLVGFLVGILFYFIGW, from the coding sequence ATGATTATTTCAATTTTTGAGCATGCTTTAATGATTACCGGCTTCGTCTTTGTGATGATGCTGGTAATTGAGTATATCAATGTTCAGACCAGAGGTGTTTGGCATGACTCTCTAAGAAAGAGTAAGTGGAAACAGTATCTTCTATCAGGATTTTTGGGGGCAACTCCTGGATGTTTGGGTGCATTTACTGTTGTTGCATTATATTCTCACAGAATAGTTTCTTTTGGTGCTCTTGTTGCAGCTATGATTGCCACCAGCGGAGATGAAGCATTTGTGATGCTTGCCTTATTTCCGGGGAAAGCACTGTTTTTAACAATTATAATCTTTGTTATTGGAATCGTCTCTGGATATTTTGTGGATAAGTTCCTTCCACTTAAATTCTTAGATAAAGAGATTCAATTACATAAACTGGCACTTCACGAAGAAGAAGCGTGCATTTGTTATCCTAAAGGACAGATTCTCACCCAACTCCGTCATTGTTCATTCCAGAGAGCTTTATTGATAGTTTTTCTGTTAATTTTTATTATAGGATTGGTTTTTGGAGAGATTGGTTCCGAGAAATGGAATTGGATTAAAATTACACTCCTTATTGCATCTTCAATTTCCCTCTTCATTGTCACAACTGTGCCAGAGCACTTTTTAGAGGAGCATCTCTGGAGACATATTGTAAAAGTTCATGTGCCCAGAATTTTTATGTGGACTTTTGGAGCTCTTTTTGCAATGCACTTTATAGTTAATGTTCTTCATCTTGAACATTGGATAGCAGCTAATAAATTGGTTATTCTGATTATTGCATGTTTAGTTGGGCTAATACCTGAGTCTGGTCCTCATATGATATTTGTTACTTTATTTGCTCAAGGGGCAATTCCATTCAGCATACTTATTGCAAGTTCAATAGTACAAGATGGACATGGTATGCTTCCAATGTTAGCAGAATCAAAAAGAGGATTTGTGTCTGTTAAACTTGTAAATCTTTTAGTTGGGTTTTTAGTTGGAATTTTATTCTATTTTATTGGATGGTAA